The following proteins are encoded in a genomic region of Heliangelus exortis chromosome 7, bHelExo1.hap1, whole genome shotgun sequence:
- the LOC139798528 gene encoding pulmonary surfactant-associated protein A-like isoform X2, producing MLFYSSYMLTAVAALLVTCHGLQPGSFDLSGSFGMAGGLKGHLRLPSFLKPLRRDHPVLGAEKGKKEEKKILEQGQSTLQDTEPHKVLVNLENRLRKLEHALVFSGKMRKVGEKLFASNGKRADVGSALGLCEEVGGTLPTPMNEEENKAILDIVQQNNQYAYLGIKESETPGQFKHLNGTSVNYTKWHRYEPNGKGTEKCVQMSTDGSWYDIKCNLNLLAVCEF from the exons ATGTTGTTTTACTCATCCTACATGCTCACAGCAGTAGCTGCTTTGCTGGTGACTTGCCATGGGCTGCAACCAGGCAGTTTTGACCTATCTGGTAGTTTTGGAATGGCTGGTGGTCTGAAAGGACATTTACGTCTACCAA gtttCCTAAAGCCTTTAAGAAGAGATCatcctgtgctgggagctgaaaagggaaaaaaggaagaaaagaagatacTGGAGCAGG GTCAGTCTACTCTGCAGGACACTGAACCTCACAAGGTTTTAGTCAATCTGGAAAACCGACTTCGCAAACTTGAACatg cacttgttttcagtgggaaaatgagaaaagtagGAGAGAAACTATTTGCCAGCAATGGGAAGCGAGCTGATGTTGGGTCTGCACTGGGGCTCTGTGAAGAGGTTGGAGGAACTCTCCCAACTCCCATGAACGAAGAGGAGAACAAAGCAATTTTAGATATTGTGCAGCAGAATAACCAATATGCTTACTTGGGCATTAAAGAGAGTGAGACTCCAGGTCAATTTAAACATCTAAATGGCACGTCTGTGAATTACACCAAGTGGCACCGTTATGAGCCCAATGgcaaagggacagaaaaatgtGTCCAGATGTCCACTGATGGGAGCTGGTATGACATAAAATGCAACCTGAACCTCCTTGCAGTCTGTGAATTTTAA
- the LOC139798528 gene encoding pulmonary surfactant-associated protein A-like isoform X1 → MLFYSSYMLTAVAALLVTCHGLQPGSFDLSGSFGMAGGLKGHLRLPSFLKPLRRDHPVLGAEKGKKEEKKILEQGVKKTDACQSTLQDTEPHKVLVNLENRLRKLEHALVFSGKMRKVGEKLFASNGKRADVGSALGLCEEVGGTLPTPMNEEENKAILDIVQQNNQYAYLGIKESETPGQFKHLNGTSVNYTKWHRYEPNGKGTEKCVQMSTDGSWYDIKCNLNLLAVCEF, encoded by the exons ATGTTGTTTTACTCATCCTACATGCTCACAGCAGTAGCTGCTTTGCTGGTGACTTGCCATGGGCTGCAACCAGGCAGTTTTGACCTATCTGGTAGTTTTGGAATGGCTGGTGGTCTGAAAGGACATTTACGTCTACCAA gtttCCTAAAGCCTTTAAGAAGAGATCatcctgtgctgggagctgaaaagggaaaaaaggaagaaaagaagatacTGGAGCAGGGTGTGAAAAAGACTGACGCTT GTCAGTCTACTCTGCAGGACACTGAACCTCACAAGGTTTTAGTCAATCTGGAAAACCGACTTCGCAAACTTGAACatg cacttgttttcagtgggaaaatgagaaaagtagGAGAGAAACTATTTGCCAGCAATGGGAAGCGAGCTGATGTTGGGTCTGCACTGGGGCTCTGTGAAGAGGTTGGAGGAACTCTCCCAACTCCCATGAACGAAGAGGAGAACAAAGCAATTTTAGATATTGTGCAGCAGAATAACCAATATGCTTACTTGGGCATTAAAGAGAGTGAGACTCCAGGTCAATTTAAACATCTAAATGGCACGTCTGTGAATTACACCAAGTGGCACCGTTATGAGCCCAATGgcaaagggacagaaaaatgtGTCCAGATGTCCACTGATGGGAGCTGGTATGACATAAAATGCAACCTGAACCTCCTTGCAGTCTGTGAATTTTAA